Below is a window of Arabidopsis thaliana chromosome 2, partial sequence DNA.
GTCCAAGTATATCATGGCTACACAAAATCACTGCTCTTTTTGCGTTCCTTTATTCTTGAGTATCTTCACGTTTAATTTactattattttctaatgaaaaaTTGTAcacctttttatatatatgaactctttgttttttcgttAGTTGCTCGTGTAgtaaattaaacatatatgctcataatcaataaaaacatacaatgttagaagaaaaaaatacaattttttttactaacgAATCATATGAATAGTTGTTTTATATACGGTACATTAACGATCCTCTCATCAGCTTTATAGATAACGAAGCATATTATTCTCCTTAGTTCCGCTTTTTATCACTTGAGATTAAACTCTACTCACAGGTTTAAGCACGTAAATTAGTTACTAAATAATGGATTTGACATTTACGCTTTGCATGCTTATATATGTTACCCATAATTATTTCCCTTTAGTTACTTAAAGTTACCAAAATCAACTACTTCAAGATTCTCCAATCAAAAGAAGCGTGTAAAAGCCTCTATAGTTATATAGTAGTATATAGACCttgaagatttctttttgaagaaaatatgattatacTGAGTTCAAAAGGTcgaaaagaaataataaaggTAGAATCCCTTTACATGATGTGTGGAACAACTTTTCTTGACCTCCAACTTCTTGGGATCGTGGGAAATATATAGGAGAATCTAATCGGAAGTTGTACAGAACGTGTAAGAACTAAGAACCATATTCACTTTGTTGTCATTGTTATAAGATTCAAGATTCTTTGACCGGCGCGTGAAAAAAGCATCCACCTATAGGCTCAAGATTCGTGTCCAAGAAAATATCGAGAACCGATGATTACTTGGAAAGTGgaccattttttaaaaaatcaaaaattaaaaaaggaacGTAGCTCATGCGAATAGTTTAGTCCACCAAAGTGAAATGGTAGAACATTTGGTTTCAGTTTAGTTGtgtgtatttttattaaagGCTTCAGAATCAATTtcgatttttgaaaaatgagtTTTTATAGCCATGTTAGTATGTTACGAGGATGGAAAAGCAACCTAGCTAGATTATCTTGTGATATGTGTTATTGTTCAAGAGAAGTAGGGGCAGTAGTTGTCGAGATCATGTTATTAGTGTCGCTGGAATGTTAGATATTGCCCATCCTGTCTCTTTTTCCCCATCGTGCCCTAAAAGTCAAACTATGCATGGTATTAGCTAATCTTGAATAGGTTTAATTCAGTACGGAAACTCTAATTGAAAACTACCTTCATGGAGTAATAGTTATCGAGGAACGATGATGAGGTATTAGTGGAGATAAGCAGATTTGGACtcaatatcaaaaattaatGGTGGGATCCATTTCCGTTTCACCTAATATACATAGtggcaaacaaaaaacaaatataagaagaaaagattcagTATCGAGCATTCTAGCTATGTCGGTAACGTGACAAAGTCCTTTTTTTCGTTTGTCTGTTTCTTTAAAGTTAATCAAATCGGCCAACGCTGCCTCAACAACGAGCTTCCTTTTTCTAACGTCCCTAATTTGCCACGTCCATTTTCTGGACTAGTCCCGGTTTAAAAAATCTTCAGAGATGTATTCGTGGTCAACTTCATTAACTCTTTCTCTTGAGCCCTTCATTAGTTATGatcttatttactttttaaaaatctaaccAAGTactgtatattatatatgtggTAGCCaaaatattatgttaaatTCTAGGCTAATCCgatatatcaagaaaaatcaatatataaaaatggaGAGCTATTTTTCACGAGTTAAGTGAGAGAGATGAGTAAAGAAAGGCACGGGAAGGTGAAGAGAGTGTAGGTTTCCAGCTTCTTCCCcaagaaataaaatgtatttgaCTTTGTCTAAGCAAATATGTCGTCACTTTAACGTCATTCATTACCTAGAATGCAATTAAGATATGGCTTTTACATAAGCCaccaaatttggttttgttgccCCAAAATATCCCAAGAAAAgatcaacttcttcttcttaccaaAACTGTCGGCGTCGTCTCCTCTAAGCTCCTCCCATGGAAGCAGAAGAAGGTCATCAGCGTGACCGCCTCTGCGACTATTGCGACTCCTCCGTGGCTCTTGTCTACTGCAAAGCTGACTCCGCCAAGCTCTGCCTCGCCTGCGACAAGCAAGTCCACGTCGCCAACCAACTCTTCGCCAAACACTTCAGGTCACTTCTCTGCGACTCCTGCAACGAATCTCCCTCTTCCCTTTTCTGCGAGACTGAAAGGTCTGTTCTTTGCCAGAACTGCGACTGGCAACACCACACCGCCTCTTCCTCCCTTCATAGCCGCAGACCCTTTGAAGGATTTACCGGCTGTCCCTCCGTGCCTGAGTTGCTGGCCATCGTTGGCCTCGATGACCTCACTCTCGATTCCGGATTGCTTTGGGAGTCACCTGAGATCGTTAGCCTCAACGACCTTATTGTTTCGGGCGGGTCGGGTACTCATAACTTCCGGGCCACGGATGTTCCTCCTCTG
It encodes the following:
- a CDS encoding B-box type zinc finger protein with CCT domain-containing protein, whose translation is MEAEEGHQRDRLCDYCDSSVALVYCKADSAKLCLACDKQVHVANQLFAKHFRSLLCDSCNESPSSLFCETERSVLCQNCDWQHHTASSSLHSRRPFEGFTGCPSVPELLAIVGLDDLTLDSGLLWESPEIVSLNDLIVSGGSGTHNFRATDVPPLPKNRHATCGKYKDEMIRQLRGLSRSEPGCLKFETPDAEIDAGFQFLAPDLFSTCELESGLKWFDQQDHEDFPYCSLLKNLSESDEKPENVDRESSVMVPVSGCLNRCEEETVMVPVITSTRSMTHEINSLERNSALSRYKEKKKSRR
- a CDS encoding B-box type zinc finger protein with CCT domain-containing protein (B-box type zinc finger protein with CCT domain; FUNCTIONS IN: sequence-specific DNA binding transcription factor activity, zinc ion binding; INVOLVED IN: regulation of transcription; LOCATED IN: intracellular; EXPRESSED IN: stem, inflorescence meristem, root, flower, stamen; EXPRESSED DURING: 4 anthesis, petal differentiation and expansion stage; CONTAINS InterPro DOMAIN/s: Zinc finger, B-box (InterPro:IPR000315); BEST Arabidopsis thaliana protein match is: B-box type zinc finger protein with CCT domain (TAIR:AT1G28050.1); Has 35333 Blast hits to 34131 proteins in 2444 species: Archae - 798; Bacteria - 22429; Metazoa - 974; Fungi - 991; Plants - 531; Viruses - 0; Other Eukaryotes - 9610 (source: NCBI BLink).), yielding MEAEEGHQRDRLCDYCDSSVALVYCKADSAKLCLACDKQVHVANQLFAKHFRSLLCDSCNESPSSLFCETERSVLCQNCDWQHHTASSSLHSRRPFEGFTGCPSVPELLAIVGLDDLTLDSGLLWESPEIVSLNDLIVSGGSGTHNFRATDVPPLPKNRHATCGKYKDEMIRQLRGLSRSEPGCLKFETPDAEIDAGFQFLAPDLFSTCELVIETAIGCVFLCLSNDFPAYKSLLSI